The genomic interval acccatcatcattgacAATCCCAACCGACCGGTGGGCTACCTACCGTTAATCCGTACCTTGAGCACAACAAAAAGTTGTGTATCTCTAAAATCTCGCCCTTTCGAAAAAGCCgtcaacacacacacacacacacacacacacacacacatcggTAGGTTTCCAGAAAAGTAAAAGCAGCGGCCACAGGCTTGCTCCCAGCTTCAATCCCAGTCACCGTTCTAGAAAAAGTTGAGCAAAAAAGCCCCTAGATAAAAAGAAAGCTGCAACCCTTTCTGCATCAAGACGCATTAGTCCATCACCAGCAGTCCACTGTCCACAGTACCAAGCAAAAAGGAAACAGGATCAAAACAACAGGGGCCGGGGAAGCAAGACAGACAGCACTTCTTGCAGCTGCTTTCTCAGAATGAAAAAGACTGCCATTCCAATTGGTGTGGGTAGCATCGACTTGCCTCCGCGGCACCAAATATTGGGCAAGGGTTTGTTGGGTAGTCAAAAAGTCCTGGGAGTCAGTAGTCACATATCTGTAATCCTTGGAAAAACCCCcatgagaaaaaaaaaaaaaaaaaaaaaaccatcacAAATTCTCATTAACGGCCCACTTTCTGGTGATcaaccaaacaaaaaaaaacaccacgcaaagaaaaaagaaagaaagaaagaaacctACCCGCAAGTACAACCCTGGCTCCGCTGTTGTCGGATGATGCGCGTCTCGTCTCGAGAGATCACCGTCCTGGCCAGTGCGTCCCGTGGTCCCGTAGTGCTAAATGTTCGGCAGGTggaccacccccctcccctgggGAATGGTGGGACGAAAGAGTGTCATTGGGTGTTTCGATCATCCCGTTCCCCTTGCTGCTCGAGGGGTCCGGTCCTCTCTTCCCCGTGAGCCCATCTGGAAAGTTATGCCAGTTGCTGCCGTCttgatgaaaaaaaaaagcttgaTATCTTTCGCCACGGCAAACCATGATTGCTGTGTGTTCTTCCCAGATTTGCGGCCGATTCTGCAGCTCTCAGAGTCGTATTTTCATGTGGTGAACCGCTGCGTGAAATGGAAATCAGGTTCAACCAAGTCCGGAGGGTGTCACTTGGCGAGGTTCCGGCGTGTGCTTCCGGCAAGCCGAGTGAGGGGTAATCGCTGTTGTGTGTGCATCGgggcaacatcaacaaagcaGGATTAGACCACTGCCGGGGCTTGCTTGCTTCTGGTAGCATTTCGAATGGAGAAAATAAACGGTGAAAGCTGGCTTCGGGGCGGTCCTTGAGCCCGTCCCTTtgctgggtgatgatggctgcgGGTTTGGTCgaatgatggtgatgcaTGGCGCTCGAAAATGCCGTCGCATCGGGATGGAAAAGTTGCCTGACACCGGTCCTCGAATCCCGCAGGGTGACGTGGTGAGAGGAGTTTGTCTCATCAGCTCGAACCCCGAAGCGGTGAAAAACCCAGGCCACCACACAGGCCGAAAGACCACTGGGACCCGACAGCCTGGGACgagcacctccaccaccgccaactaTGGATTGCCGCAGCAGGTTAGACCACACAACACTATCTCGGTTGGGAGGCCAGCGGGCGTTTGTCCAAAACCAACTCATCActcttttgttgctgcttcTTTGACGCGGTGTGATAATTGAATGCGACCTTCTCGTGGAAGGAATTCCAAAAGACCTCGGCCCCACTTCGGTTTTGATTTTCTTCAAGCAACAGCAAGGAAGCCAAGGTTCCAGCCCGTCGGTGCCAGTGGAATCCTCAAAGCGGGGGCGCGTTCCATATTCTAGAGTGAGCGGCCCATCCCGTCCACAAGCTCCGTTTTGGACAACGGCGAATGGACGCCGCCCTCTGCCCACTGCACATCCGTCGGCATCAAAAACCACACCATGACGGCATTGCAAAACGAGACCCTTGAAACGAAGAACTGGGTCCATCCTCTTGACAGGCAATCGGATCTCAACCGgcagtttttgttttgtcagACTGTCAAGGGCCCGGACGAACGAccagctgttgctgaggctggTGCTGTGCTTGGCAGCATGGAAAAGCAGCTTGTCTGGCGGACTTACCGACAAAAATTGTCGTGCCGGCGAGACGAGACACTGCGGAGCACAATTTGTAAGGCAGCGCAGATCACGCCAGCCGCAGCGGTCCATCAGTCGTCCTCGTGGCTCTTCGGTTGGTTGCAAGGTTGCGGCCGTCCGTCGACTGCTGTTTCTGGTAATGTAGATTGACGCGGACGGACATGCTGCGATGGCAACGTTTCGCCGGCGACTCGGTTGTGATATCTGCAGTGTGTGTCCCTCTGTCTGTGTCGTGTCAGCACTCAACTTCCATGTCCCCAGCGCTGTGGGGGGCGCTAAATCGCGCAAAACCGATCCCTGGGGGAAACGGAGGGTGCGGCCCGGATTGGTTGGAGGGTTTTTTATCCGGTATTTCGGGACACTCGACGTCGGCGCCAATAAGCATCATCTTGTCTACACACCAGCACATGCAGTCGAGACTTATTGCAGGTCGCTGCTTGGTAGACAGGTACCTGCCAGAGAGCCGGGCCAAGCGTGCCAACCAGCTGTTCGCATGGCTCCCAGAGACATGTCACCCATTAGCCTGCACCAGGCCGTACAACCACCTTAGGGACTTGCTTGATTAGGCTGGTCGAACATGAACTGGCACGCACCTGCAGTGGATGGCGCACCAATGGCTTCATGACCAAGCAGAATCTGTGGACGGTGAGGTCGCCTGGGACCACGCGTCTGGACAAGCGGCCATGCCATGCCACATGGTTGAGCTGTGGTCGAGTTGATACGAAGTAGGCAGTTCCACGTCcttgagagagaagagatggTGGGTGTCCGGCCCAGTAGGTGGCTCTCTCGATCCCCGATGATACGGCGTTCCTGGTTTCTGGTTTCGGGGTCGGAGGCGCAGATTACCGCTCCCAGTCCGGGGGAGAGGGCCGGCCTCTCACACCGCAAAACTGGGAAATTTCGTGATCAAATGCCGACGACAGTGGTCGTCGGGACGCGTAACGTTCCTCACGGCATCACTCATCATCGGTACTTGTCAATTTGGCTCGGAGGTGATCGGCAGCTTCCAGAAGGCTGGACGACATCGTGCTTGCACACTTGCCCAGGCACTGGATAGGtgccgctggtggtgtgttgtCAAACTTCCAGTGGAAACGGAGGGACCTACAAGAAACGGTTGCTGTCCTGGATCAAAGCCAGGGTCTGATGTCTCGGTTCTGAGTGGctgctgggggttgggagggctCCACACCTGAAAATTCTGGGAGTCGGGCAATTATCCCGTTTGGACGAAGACATGGGGGTCTGCCCCGCACCAACCCCGGTCTCTTGGTCTTCCAAGGGAGAGGCAAGCGAGGTGACTGGCCGGCCGCGAAATGCTGCACGCTGCCCCAAGCACCTGGGAAATGTGAGTGAGCATTTGCGTGCCGCTCTGTAAGTCCCGTTCCAGTTCCTCCCAGCAAAGGGAGCGGTTCCCCTCTCGAGCCACTCCATCCTCGAGCCATTGCATCGGGACCAGCCAGTGGCAAAGCAATAGACTGCTCGGTGCACTAAATGCCAACTGGTTTGTTCGCATCCATCAGGTGTCTGGGGTTCTCTCACGCTATTGATAAGCGGGTGTCCTCTACTCTGGTGTTTCCAAGCCCCATGTTCCCACATTTGGCGTGGACCTTGCCTGTCCTGTCGACAGTACGGCGCTAGCTGCACGCTCCCTCGTTTCCATCTGCTGGTTCTGCTGGAGCTAGTCTAGCCTGTTGCACCACTGTGCCCGAGCTGGTGGCTCCGAACCATAGTCCACCGTCCCAgctttctcctcttcttagcccactccctccccagccaaccTGCCCGGCTCCACGGTCTCCTGCTCtgctctcttctctcccctttcctttcgACAGAGCACCGGAGCATTGGCACGCAGCACTCGACTTGCTGCCATTGCTGTGTCGAAAATAACGACCCCGAGAACGACAGGAGTTGTCCCATCAATCCATCGCTCGCGCTGCATCCACGCCGCAGCTGTTTTGTCAGAAACAACGACGGGAGACGAACGACCAGGGTTGTCGAGAGGGATTCCCATTCAAGTGGTTGTTAACTAACCAActggaccaccaccaccaccctcactcAGCCTCGCAAATCATTTCGACCGAACTGAGTTTCGCGACCTTCAGACTAAACGAATTGACAGCCAGCTGTCATCCGAATTGATCGACATATCAACTTAAACCAACGACACAGTACtaccacaccaccgccaacatgAGTTCACCGGCACAAGGGGGACCGTCGATCccaaaggagaaggacaagaaggggcTTGGAAAGGTTCTTTCTAGGATGAAGACTGTTCTCAAGAAAGCCGACCCGTCACGCCGTCTTTCGACCTTGGGCGGCTCCAAGGCTGCTGGACCTTCCTCTGCCACTCCTGCTGCACCGGCCAATGAGCCTGCCGAGGAATTGATCCCCATCAGGTAGGCGTTCACATCATTTCCAGTGGCAGTAGCAGCAGCGTTGCTAACATTGAAAACGCAGCCCTCCTGCCCAGTCTCtggcggccaagaagcccgaTGATCCCAATGCCATCAGGGTTCCTAGGTCTCAGCTCTTTGCTGAGAGGGCGAAGAAGCTCGGCGAGCTGTATGGTTTGGAGCTGAAGCCCAGCGAATGGCACTCGACTGAAGGACACGCCCTGCGTGTCGAGAAGCCGATCAAGATGCGCGTGCACAGGAGATGCCATCTGTGCAACACCTCTTTCGGACTCGGAAAGGAATGCCCCAAGTGCAAGCACCCTCGCTGCAAGACTTGCCCACGCGTTCCTCCCAAGAGgaccgaggccgagagggaggaaaGCCGCAAGAAGCGCGCGGCTCTCATCAAGGAGCGCGAGGCGAAcgcccccatcatccccgacTGGGACACGACAGCTAAGAAGGTCGTTCTCAAGAGACCTGCGAAGACGGGAGGACAGGATCGCATCTACCAGAAGCAGAGGCAGCGCATCAGGAGAACCTGCTGTCAATGCCAGAAACTGATCCCTGGCGGTACCAAGACGTGCGAGTGTTGCCAACACACTCGCTGTACCGATTGCCCTCGTGACCCGTACGTTGTGGctcacctttttcttttcctacTTTCCGATGCTAACAAGTCGACAGAGCCAAAAAGGACAAATATCCGTTTGGTTACCCAGGTGACGCCCCTGGTACCAAGGTCGGTCATTACACGTGCCTGGACTGCAAGCACAACTTTTCTGAAGAGCCTTCGGACGACAAAGTTTGTCCCAAGTGTTCATGCAGAAAAACGGAACGCTTGACACCGCGGAAGGTCCAACCAGAACCAGATCCAGAGGTGGTTAAAAGCCTGGCGGCCAGACTGGAGAACATTGGGATCTCTTGACGCCAACCATCAGATTTACAAAAGGGGCCTTGAGGAGCGGCGAGTCGGAGTAGGCGCGTTTTCTTTGGATCACCTTCTCGgtgcatttttttttccttttgaTCATTTCACATTCAGTATGAGCCCCATTTGTCACGAACATTCTTAGCAGCATTTGATTGTCACTTTTCGTCTTTCCTCGGCCATCACAACACACCCACGGACACACTCACTACACGGCATGTCAGAGACGTACCCGAACGACACTCGATGCATGCATTTAATCAACCCCCCAGGGCACGACAACGACTATCACTTTCTTACGCCGACGACACTGCATTTTAGACGGCAAAAAATTCTGCATTCCGACTCTTCTCGAATAAACTTGTTCCTGCAGAAAGGAGGGTGTGGCAAGGAAGGAGAACACAACCAGGACCAAGGGATCGCTGTGCATCTGGAAATGCGCCGAAGTCGGAAAgcggaggatttggaggaaTTGGAGGTTTCAATATAGGGCAGCCGGTGTTATGGGGGGAGCTTGATGCATGATCACGGCGTGGGTCATCCAACTCGGTTACATTGCGGACCACGGTACCGATTACGTTTGCAGCCTGTCAGCACcaaaggttgttgagggagggatagggaaaggagggggtgatttCAGTCAAGACACTCAATCACACCCAACATGAACGCACACCTCGCACCCACAAATTTCACGAAATGCTCCCTAGGAACACCCTacacagacagacagacacacacacacacacatattTTGAGCGAAATTTACATACATACGTTTTATACGGGCAGGCATTATGCCCCGTTTGACACACGCTTTGTTTTCCCTCGTCCTTGTTCTTTGAGTGAATGATCTATCTCCGATGCTTTttgattttgattttttCCCCAATCGCCGAAAGGCGGGTTTCGTGTACCATTGTGGCCAaagcccccccctcctctttctttctcgaATCTGAGTGGTCTGTCTTAAGCCGTCCAATAAGACttgataccaccaccaagttTTGGTGTACCTATCATGTACCGACAGAGTGGTAAAGTCAGCAAGTTCATCATGGGACATGTGGTTGGGTTTTTTTCTCATTCCCCACTGTTTACCAGCAAAGCGGTTAATGCGCATAAAGAAAGGGGGACAGACAGAACCGGTGAACCGGTTTGGCGGGGCGGAGCGGGGGCGCCGAGGAGTGGACGGATTGTCGGGATTTTTGTTCTTTGTCCAAGCGACAAAGATGAAAGAAATGAGAcaaggttttttttttctctttctttattccctcttttttgttttttttttctttttttagTCTTTTGGGGCTTGGTTGGGTAAGGGCCACGATACGAGGGGTCCGGcggtttggttgttgggtaTGGGGTTGGCCGGGGGTCAACGGGGGTTGGAAGGTAAGGGAGGGGGACGATCTTCTCCTGAGAATTTGATGTTGGGTAGGTGGGTGCGAACCCGAGGGTTTGGGTTTCTCCAAGCTTTTTCCATGGATCGGGGATTAATCAGAGAGATgggtttttggaggcggATACGCGATATGATGAAAGGGActgaggggatggggaagtcTTTGAAGGACAAAGTGATAACTTTTGCCAAGTTACTAAACCCATTACTTCGTCGATGCACAAAAATGGCTTTTCAGCACCAAGAACAATGAAACTCGCTGCATTAAAACCACCTCTTTAACATATCACCAGCGTCCATGAACCCGCCAGCACGGAAAGGGAGGGTCGCGCTCCCATCCGACAGGTTCACGTCCTCCACAAGTGCTGTCTCACACAgcctttccttccttccttcctttccctcccgTTTCTCTTTGCCCTAGCTAGCTTTCCTGCCCGTCATCCATCCCTCCCGATCCTTTCCCGTCACGTTACGGAGCCAACGACCGCCCAACTGCCAGTTTGGATGCTCGGTCACGAGCCGTGTTTATGCCTGGCTGGCTAGCTGAAGACCATCATgccagccaaccaagccCTGCATTTGCTGTGAGGTAGGTATCAGGCGATCCCAACTCTTGATGGGCGGGACCAAACAGCTTGAGGTAAAACCCAGCCGGAGGGTCGCGGCCAGATCTGTGTACCAACATGGTGGGCGGTAAGTGAAATCTGTGGCGCGTTTTTCTGGAGGGGTCGTCATTGTGCAACCTAACCGCCAGCCCAGCCTGTTCGGGACATAGAGAAGGGTGTTGACAAACACCGATCCAAACCTTCCTTCTTTCAAAACCGGCCCCTCTCTCTCcgaccatcatcatcatcaccacttaCCATCATGTTCAACACTGTGATAGCTTCTGCAGCAGTACCTAGCAGCAAAAGAAGTCGGGGTCGCTATACCCATCACGCTGCTGCCCCTACAGCCGGAACTGTCAAAATATCGAGATCTagaccaccccccaaccgccccccttcccttcaaGATTCCCGATCGGGAACCAACGGTGCTACGTATGGATGCCACCCAACAGAGTAGCAGCATAATCACCTGTGCGTTTGCATTTGCGAAACATGGTGTATTCACAGCGATACACATGGCCTGTTGGTGTTTAGCCTCACGATTTGGGGAGCTCCACGTTGCAAAGTTCTTTCTTGGGAAGtcttgggaagggggtttaCCAAGATTTCGGTTTCGCTTGGGGGGCTTGGGGGGGAAAAAGTACTTTGGTGTTTTATGCGCACGGGTGCTGGGTTCAGATGGCTGGGTTGTTATGCCCAGAGGTTCTAGACATGGGAGTTGGGGGCTGTGGTTAGGCTTGCGAGCTGTGCCTAGGTATGGTGGTTTTGCTTTGGGCATCCTGCGTACGCAGTGCACGCCGGGTGATCGAAAAAGAGGTCATCCCGAAAGTTATTGTGTCTCTTTTCGACACAACAAAGTCAGAGAGTCGAAGTTCTTTTGCGGAGTCAATGATATTGAACTAATGATTTTATCAACAAGAGCGATGGATATCAGTGCCCTCAGTAAAACCCCACCGATGACTTTTTCGTTAATCAAACTTTTGTGTTCAACTTTGAAGAGGACTGGATCCGGCCAGCCGGGTCGgctggggaagttggggtggaggattcCGAGTTTGTCGGAAATTGATGAGTCCGACAACAGCAAAACTAGAATGTTTTGATCTCCGAACCATCAATCCACCAGCATCTACAAAGCTTCCCCTCCAGACAGTCTCCACGTTCTTTCGCTTCTTGCCATTTtagttgggaggaggaaaatgtCAGATCTTCCCGAAACTGcggggtgatggatggatggtggttaCCTTAGATTGACAGCGAatggttgttgctgttggtttgCTCGGTACCAGATGGtttcctctcccctccccgttTTGACCAACACTTTGCACTAAGGAAACGGAGGGGATGTTTTAGTGCTTAGCGCTGAATCTGGGTGCAGTTGTTGCTCACAGGGCTCTGATTTCCTGATGACATGGAGTACTGTATAAGAGGGGTAAAATGCAAGAGTGCTGCTACGTCGGCAGTCAGGCTAATTCTTATGCTGGGTAAAaaggtgtgtgtgagagagaagggggggtCTGTGCGTCCTGCTGcagtgagggtggtgattcACGGAGGTGAAAGGGAGTCATGTCAAAGATGGGGGgtgtgggggggggggatttgggaaaaaaaaaaaagtgaagAGATAGATGGTaggtgaagggggtggcGAAATGTGAGTTGTTTGGCTGGTCATGGTGGGCAAGAGTCATCAAGTTGGCTGTGATGGAAACGTCTTCGGCtgatgttggtgaggttggtgagcttTGCTGTCTGTGGTCGAGATAG from Podospora pseudoanserina strain CBS 124.78 chromosome 6, whole genome shotgun sequence carries:
- a CDS encoding hypothetical protein (EggNog:ENOG503P2AR), producing the protein MSSPAQGGPSIPKEKDKKGLGKVLSRMKTVLKKADPSRRLSTLGGSKAAGPSSATPAAPANEPAEELIPISPPAQSLAAKKPDDPNAIRVPRSQLFAERAKKLGELYGLELKPSEWHSTEGHALRVEKPIKMRVHRRCHLCNTSFGLGKECPKCKHPRCKTCPRVPPKRTEAEREESRKKRAALIKEREANAPIIPDWDTTAKKVVLKRPAKTGGQDRIYQKQRQRIRRTCCQCQKLIPGGTKTCECCQHTRCTDCPRDPAKKDKYPFGYPGDAPGTKVGHYTCLDCKHNFSEEPSDDKVCPKCSCRKTERLTPRKVQPEPDPEVVKSLAARLENIGIS